A window from Pseudomonas frederiksbergensis encodes these proteins:
- a CDS encoding ribonucleoside-diphosphate reductase subunit alpha, which produces MQTDTTRENPQGTLPQAADSTSDLSATAPGQLRVIKRNGTVVPYTDDKITVAITKAFLAVEGGTAAASSRIHDTVARLTEQVTATFKRRMPSGGTIHIEEIQDQVELALMRAGEQKVARDYVIYRDGRSKERAAHAPAEEAVNAHPSIRITRADGTFAPLDMGRLNTIVTEACEGLEEVDGDLIQRETLKNLYDGVALTDVNTALVMTARTLVEREPNYSFVTARLLMDTLRAEGLNFLGVAESATHHEMVDLYAKALPAYIAKGIEFELLNPVLATFDLEKLGKAINHERDQQFTYLGLQTLYDRYFIHKDGIRFELPQIFFMRVAMGLAIEEKNKEDRAIEFYNLLSSFDYMSSTPTLFNAGTLRPQLSSCYLTTVPDDLSGIYHAIHDNAMLSKFAGGLGNDWTPVRALGSYIKGTNGKSQGVVPFLKVVNDTAVAVNQGGKRKGAVCAYLETWHMDIEEFIELRKNTGDDRRRTHDMNTANWIPDLFMKRVFDDGKWTLFSPSEVPDLHDLTGKAFEERYEYYEALSEYPGKIKLFKTIQAKDLWRKMLSMLFETGHPWLTFKDPCNLRSPQQHVGVVHSSNLCTEITLNTNKDEIAVCNLGSINLPNHITNGKLDTAKLERTVNTAVRMLDNVIDINYYSVPQAKNSNFKHRPVGLGIMGFQDALYLQHIPYGSDAAVEFADKSMEAVSYYAIQASCDLADERGAYETFQGSLWSKGILPLDSQQILIEQRGQKYIDVDLNESLDWAPVRARVQKGIRNSNIMAIAPTATIANITGVSQSIEPTYQNLYVKSNLSGEFTVINPYLVRDLKARGLWDSVMINDLKYYDGSVQQIERIPQELKELYATAFEVDTKWIVDAASRRQKWIDQAQSLNLYIAGASGKKLDVTYRMAWYRGLKTTYYLRALAATSTEKSTINTGKLNAVSSGGNHGEDSVLAAPAGPAPVPKACAIDEPDCEACQ; this is translated from the coding sequence TTCAAGCGTCGCATGCCCTCGGGCGGCACGATCCACATCGAAGAAATCCAGGACCAGGTCGAACTGGCCCTGATGCGTGCCGGCGAGCAGAAAGTAGCCCGCGACTACGTGATCTACCGTGACGGTCGCTCGAAAGAACGCGCCGCCCACGCACCGGCCGAAGAAGCAGTCAACGCTCACCCGTCGATCCGCATCACCCGCGCCGATGGCACCTTTGCTCCTCTGGACATGGGCCGCCTGAACACCATCGTCACCGAAGCGTGCGAAGGCCTGGAAGAAGTCGACGGCGACCTGATCCAGCGCGAAACCCTGAAAAACCTGTACGACGGCGTGGCCCTGACCGACGTCAACACCGCGCTGGTGATGACCGCCCGTACGCTGGTCGAGCGTGAGCCGAACTACTCGTTCGTGACCGCCCGCCTGCTGATGGACACCCTGCGTGCCGAAGGCCTGAATTTCCTTGGTGTCGCCGAGAGCGCGACCCATCACGAAATGGTCGACCTGTATGCCAAGGCCCTGCCTGCCTACATCGCCAAGGGCATCGAATTCGAATTGCTGAACCCGGTCCTCGCTACCTTCGACCTGGAAAAACTCGGCAAGGCAATCAATCACGAGCGCGATCAGCAGTTCACGTACCTGGGCCTGCAAACCCTGTACGACCGTTACTTCATCCACAAGGACGGGATCCGCTTCGAACTGCCGCAAATCTTCTTCATGCGCGTGGCCATGGGCCTGGCGATCGAAGAGAAGAACAAAGAAGACCGTGCGATCGAGTTCTACAACCTGTTGTCGTCCTTCGACTACATGTCCTCGACCCCGACCCTGTTCAACGCCGGCACCCTGCGTCCACAGCTGTCGAGCTGCTACCTGACCACCGTGCCGGATGACCTGTCGGGCATCTATCACGCGATCCACGACAACGCCATGTTGTCGAAATTCGCCGGCGGCCTGGGCAACGACTGGACTCCGGTTCGTGCACTGGGTTCTTACATCAAGGGCACCAACGGCAAATCCCAGGGCGTTGTTCCGTTCCTGAAAGTGGTGAACGACACCGCCGTCGCCGTTAACCAGGGTGGCAAGCGCAAAGGCGCTGTCTGTGCCTACCTGGAAACCTGGCACATGGACATCGAAGAGTTCATCGAACTGCGCAAGAACACCGGTGATGATCGTCGTCGTACCCACGACATGAACACCGCCAACTGGATCCCTGACCTGTTCATGAAGCGCGTCTTCGATGACGGCAAGTGGACCTTGTTCTCGCCGTCCGAAGTGCCGGACCTGCACGACCTGACCGGCAAGGCGTTCGAAGAGCGTTACGAGTACTACGAAGCCCTGTCCGAGTACCCGGGCAAGATCAAGCTGTTCAAGACCATCCAGGCCAAAGACCTGTGGCGCAAGATGCTGTCCATGCTGTTTGAAACCGGCCACCCATGGCTGACCTTCAAAGACCCGTGCAACCTGCGCAGCCCGCAGCAGCACGTCGGCGTGGTTCACAGCTCGAACCTGTGCACCGAGATCACCTTGAACACCAACAAGGACGAGATCGCCGTTTGCAACCTGGGCTCGATCAACCTGCCGAACCACATCACCAACGGCAAGCTGGACACCGCCAAGCTGGAACGCACCGTGAACACCGCCGTTCGCATGCTCGATAACGTTATCGACATCAACTACTACTCGGTGCCACAAGCGAAGAACTCCAACTTCAAGCACCGTCCGGTCGGTCTGGGCATCATGGGCTTCCAGGACGCTTTGTACCTGCAGCACATCCCTTACGGTTCCGACGCTGCCGTCGAGTTCGCCGACAAGTCGATGGAAGCGGTCAGCTACTACGCGATCCAGGCGTCCTGCGACCTGGCCGACGAGCGCGGCGCTTACGAGACGTTCCAGGGTTCGCTGTGGTCCAAAGGCATCCTGCCGCTGGATTCGCAACAGATCCTGATCGAGCAACGTGGCCAGAAGTACATCGACGTTGACCTGAACGAATCCCTGGACTGGGCACCGGTTCGTGCCCGCGTTCAGAAAGGCATTCGTAACTCCAACATCATGGCCATCGCACCGACCGCGACCATCGCCAACATCACCGGCGTATCGCAGTCGATCGAACCGACCTACCAGAACCTCTACGTGAAATCGAACCTGTCGGGCGAATTCACCGTGATCAACCCGTACCTGGTTCGTGACCTGAAGGCTCGCGGTCTGTGGGACTCGGTCATGATCAACGACCTGAAGTACTACGACGGTTCGGTGCAGCAGATCGAGCGCATCCCGCAAGAACTCAAAGAGCTCTACGCGACGGCCTTCGAAGTGGACACCAAGTGGATCGTTGACGCGGCAAGCCGTCGTCAGAAGTGGATCGACCAGGCTCAATCGCTGAACCTGTACATCGCTGGCGCATCGGGCAAGAAGCTGGACGTGACCTACCGCATGGCCTGGTACCGTGGTCTGAAAACCACTTACTACCTCCGTGCCCTGGCCGCGACCAGCACCGAGAAATCGACCATCAACACCGGCAAGCTGAACGCTGTTTCCAGCGGCGGCAACCACGGTGAAGATTCGGTCCTGGCAGCACCTGCCGGCCCTGCTCCAGTGCCGAAGGCTTGCGCCATCGACGAGCCGGATTGCGAAGCTTGCCAATAA